A single Seriola aureovittata isolate HTS-2021-v1 ecotype China chromosome 19, ASM2101889v1, whole genome shotgun sequence DNA region contains:
- the sel1l gene encoding protein sel-1 homolog 1, producing MGFKRCLKTTRTVYFMTILLIVVIKGITSDEEQQGNDRPELKSYHDPDDEEDVHLASVIAAGVNSGHEVSQPEEEKQSPGDGLEGEMKEDLPEQPPPIEEKPKEVPVVNGGTAHGEPCIFPFLFQGREYSDCTTDGRGDGRLWCATTYDYDQEKKWGFCETEEQAQQRLQAEEAEEQYQTVLGMLNATTRRTQKKELYEKLLKVAEKGHQKAMEKVAYAMLFGDYMNQNVTKAKEMFERLAMEGSPKAQMALGFLYAAGLGVNSSQAKALVYYTFGALGGNLVAHMILGYRYWGGVGVPQSCESALTHYRLVANQVASDVSLTGGSAVQRIRLLDEVENPGSTSGMLEEDLIQYYQFLAEKGDVQAQVGLGQLHLHGGRGVEQNHQRAYDYFTQAANAGNTHAMAFLGKMYSEGSEFLPQNNETALQYFKKASDLGNPVGQSGLGMAYLYGRGVTVNYELALKYFQKAAEQGWVDGQLQLGTMYYNGIGVKRDYKQALKFFNLASQSGHILAFYNLAQMHATGTGVMRSCHTAVELFKNVCERGRWSERLMTAYGSFKEGETDAALVQYLLLAEQGYEVAQSNVAFILDQKGAKIFSENETYPRALLHWTRAAAQGYTVARIKLGDYHFYGYGTDVDYETAVIHYRLASEQQHSAQAMFNLGYMHEKGLGIKQDIHLAKRFYDMAAEASPDAQVPVFLALCKLGLIYTLQYMQDLNLKELVSQVDLDQLLGPEWDLYLMTVIALLLGTVIAYRQRQHQIIVPPRPPAPAPVPPPRPPQEQPQAQAETQGQGETEAQEPAQEEEEQQ from the exons ATGGGCTTCAAGAGGTGTTTGAAGACGACGAGAACAGTTTATTTTATGACCATTCTCCTGATAGTCGTCATTAAAGGAATAACATCTG ATGAAGAGCAACAAGGGAATGACCGACCAGAGCTGAAG TCTTACCATGACCCAGATGATGAAGAAGACGTCCATCTAGCATCAGTAATTGCAGCAGGTGTGAACTCTGGTCATGAAGTCTCTCagccagaggaggagaaacagtcACCTGGAGATGGactggagggagagatgaaggaggACCTGCCTGAACAGCCTCCTCCTATTGAGGAGAAACCTAAAGAGG TTCCTGTGGTGAATGGAGGTACAGCCCATGGGGAACCCTGCATCTTCCCATTCCTCTTCCAGGGAAGGGAGTACTCAGACTGTACCACTGATGGACGGGGGGATGGACGACTTTGGTGCGCAACAACCTATGACTATGACCAGGAGAAAAAGTGGGGTTTCTGTGAGA CGGAGGAGCAGGCACAGCAGAGACTGCAGGCGGAGGAGGCTGAGGAGCAGTATCAGACTGTCCTGGGTATGCTCAATGCCACCACCAGGAGGACACAGAAGAAAGA ATTATATGAAAAGCTGCTCAAAGTTGCAGAGAAGGGTCACCAGAAAGCCATGGAGAAGGTGGCCTACGCCATGCTGTTTGGAGATTACATGAACCAGAATGTCACCAAGGCCAAGGAAATGTTTGAGAGGCTTGCCATGGAGGGCTCACCCAAAGCTCAGATG GCCCTTGGCTTTCTGTATGCTGCAGGACTTGGAGTTAACTCGAGTCAAGCTAAG gcctTGGTTTACTACACCTTTGGTGCACTTGGTGGAAACTTGGTTGCTCATATGATTCTG GGATACAGATACTGGGGAGGTGTGGGTGTTCCTCAGAGCTGTGAGTCAGCACTAACACACTACAGGCTCGTGGCAAATCAGG TGGCCAGTGATGTGTCCCTGACAGGGGGCTCAGCTGTCCAGAGGATCAGGCTTCTGGATGAGGTGGAGAACCCGGGCTCTACCAGCGGGATGTTGGAGGAGGACCTGATCCAGTACTACCAGTTTCTAgctgagaaaggagatgtacAAGCTCAG GTGGGACTGGGTCAGCTTCACCTGCATGGAGGACGTGGAGTTGAACAAAATCACCAG AGGGCGTATGACTACTTCACCCAGGCTGCAAATGCAGGCAATACACACGCTATGGCTTTTCTTGGCAAG ATGTACTCAGAGGGCAGTGAGTTTCTCCCTCAGAATAACGAGACAGCCCTGCAGTACTTCAAGAAAGCTTCAGACTTG GGTAATCCAGTGGGACAAAGCGGCCTGGGCATGGCCTATCTGTATGGAAGAGGTGTCACAGTG AACTATGAGCTGGCACTGAAATACTTCCAGAAGGCAGCAGAGCAGGGCTGGGTGGACGGACAACTCCAGCTGGGCACCATGTATTACA ATGGCATTGGTGTGAAGCGTGATTATAAACAGGCACTCAAGTTCTTCAACTTGGCCTCACAGTCAGGCCACATCCTGGCCTTCTACAACTTGGCTCAGATGCACGCCACCGGTACTGGTGTGATGCGCTCCTGCCACACTGCTGTGGAG CTTTTCAAGAACGTGTGTGAGCGCGGTCGCTGGTCGGAGCGTCTGATGACGGCCTACggcagctttaaggagggagagacagatgcTGCGCTGGTGCAGTATCTGCTGCTGGCTGAGCAGGGCTACGAGGTGGCCCAAAGCAACGTGGCCTTCATTCTGGACCAGA AAGGGGCGAAGATCTTCAGTGAGAATGAGACATACCCACGtgctttgctccactggacaagAGCTGCAGCACAAG GTTACACTGTGGCAAGGATAAAACTAGGGGACTATCACTTCTATGGCTACGGGACAGATGTGGACTATGAGACAGCTGTCATCCACTACCGACTGgcatcagagcagcagcacagcgcCCAGGCCATGTTCAACCTGGGTTACATGCATGAGAAAGGCCTGGGTATCAAACAG GACATCCATTTAGCCAAGCGATTCTACGACATGGCCGCTGAAGCCAGTCCTGATGCCCAGGTCCCAGTTTTCCTGGCCCTGTGCAAGCTGGGCCTGATTTACACGCTACAGTATATGCAGGATCTTAAT TTGAaggagctggtttctcaggtgGACCTGGACCAGCTTCTGGGCCCAGAGTGGGACCTCTACCTTATGACCGTCATCGCCCTGCTCTTAGGCACAGTCATCGCCTATCGACAACGCCAACACCAAATCATAGTGCCACCTCGTCCGCCTGCCCCTGCCCCGGTACCCCCCCCTAGACCACCTCAGGAACAGCCACAAGCCCAGGCTGAGACCCAGGGTCAGGGTGAAACAGAAGCCCAGGAGCCGGcccaggaggaagaggaacagcAGTGA
- the arhgap18 gene encoding rho GTPase-activating protein 18 isoform X1 has translation MSRQQQQIQGVVLTGYHSNAELLPKTEVCAPSAQDHEPAVPSRRTGHYNVQQNQNTQHEDRYGPAAPASITKTSSTDPSSLPNPSSAACPRSQLSSSPKPDSSPGHSPNSRSRPRPACQRCNSQDSLDELEMDDYWKEVENITRSGGGAGRGEGGGEGEVQEEEQQKIPEEGEQEEAWLTEAGLARLFDDSLAADQDQEEDSAVFLSTLTRTQAAAVERRVTTLQQTLLRRRNRQHVPDVRDIFRPSEKDEQPSKFKGGSENGQKDVTSAETETELNVEVAFSEQALSYRDNHQRLKVTTGPSSPDDKLPNFKLLRDKTGQTRIGDLSPLDMKKVRRLALVEMTALFDTAGIDLKAHKAVKVKAKESGLFGVPLATLLDQDQRRAPGTKVPFILQRFISHIEEEGLDTEGLLRIPGAATRVKSLCQELETSFYDGMFPWQQLKQHDAASLLKLFIRELPHPLLTVEYLSAFIAVNKLPTKKQQLQALNLLVLLLPEHNRDTLKALVEFFQRVIDRQAKNKMTLNNVSVVIAPNIFMFKGIRSKVTEQQEFSMATSTANIVRLLISYQNLLWTIPKFIVTQVRHQNMESQRKQNKERAVRKLLKKITTDKPSDKAVPEESSQGFIRVQAPQFSKISMAVQLTAELQAADVLTRFLSQDSSVTVKREELCLYEIGGNIKERCLDGETYMKDLFQLNPTAEWVIKAAQR, from the exons CCGCCGAACAGGCCACTACAACGTTCAGCAGAACcagaacacacaacatgaaGATAGATACGGGCCTGCCGCTCCCGCCAGTATCACCAAAACCAGCAGCACCGACCCGTCGTCACTCCCCAATCCAAGCTCTGCCGCTTGCCCCAGGTCTCAGCTCTCCTCCAGCCCAAAGCCTGACTCCAGCCCCGGGCACAGTCCCAACTCCAGGTCCAGACCTCGACCCGCATGTCAGCGCTGTAACTCTCAG GACTCTCTGGATGAGCTGGAGATGGACGACTATTGGAAGGAGGTGGAGAATATCACTCGCTCcggaggaggagcagggaggggagaaggtggaggagaaggggaagttcaagaggaggagcagcagaagatTCCTGAGG aaggagagcaggaggaggcgTGGCTTACAGAGGCGGGACTAGCACGACTGTTTGATGATTCATTGGCAGCTGACCAGGATCAG GAAGAAGACAGCGCGGTGTTCCTGTCCACACTGACCAGAACTCAGGCAGCAGCTGTAGAACGTCGTGTGACCACACTACAGCAGACGTTGCTACGGCGACGCAACCGACAACACGTTCCTGACGTTAGGGATATATTCAGACCTTCTGAAAag GATGAGCAGCCTAGTAAATTCAAAGGGGGAAGTGAGAATGGACAAAAAGATGTCACTTCAGCTG aaacagagacagaactgAACGTTGAAGTGGCGTTTTCAGAGCAGGCGCTCTCTTACAGGGACAACCATCAAAGATTAAAGGTCACCACCGGCCCTAGTTCTCCTGACGACAAACTACCA AACTTTAAGCTGCTCCGAGACAAAACAGGTCAGACCAGGATAGGAGATCTGTCTCCTCTGGATATGAAAAAG GTGCGTAGACTGGCGCTTGTGGAGATGACTGCTCTGTTTGACACTGCTGGGATAGACCTGAAGGCGCACAAAGCTGTCAAAGTGAAGGCTAAGg AGAGTGGTCTGTTCGGTGTCCCCCTTGCCACTTTATTGGATCAGGACCAGAGGCGGGCTCCTGGGACCAAAGTGCCATTCATACTGCAGCGG TTTATCAGTCATATTGAGGAGGAAGGATTAGACACAGAGGGACTGCTACGGATCCCTGGAGCGGCCACTAGAGTCAAG TCACTGTGCCAGGAGCTCGAGACCTCCTTCTATGACGggatgtttccatggcaacagttgAAGCAGCACGATGCTGCTAGCCTTCTGAAGCTGTTCATCAGGGAGTTACCCCATCCGCTACTGACTGTGGAGTACCTCAGCGCATTTATTGCTGTCAACA agCTCCCCACAAAGAAGCAACAGCTGCAGGCTTTGAACCTGCTTGTCCTTTTGTTGCCCGAGCACAATCGGGATACTTTGAAG GCATTAGTGGAGTTCTTCCAGCGTGTGATTGACCGTCAGGCCAAGAATAAAATGACGCTCAACAATGTCTCTGTTGTCATAGCACCCAACATCTTCATGTTCAAAGGCATCCGCTCCAAGGTTACAGAACAACAGGAgttctccatggcaaccagcaCAGCCAACATCGTCCGCCTGCTGATTAGTTACCAGAATCTTCTATGGACA ATCCCCAAGTTCATTGTGACCCAGGTAAGACATCAAAACATGGAAAGTCAGCGGAAACAGAATAAAGAGAGAGCTGTAAGAAAGCTACTGAAGAAGATAACCACTGACAAACCATCTGATAAAGCTGTCCCTGAG GAGAGTTCACAGGGGTTTATTCGAGTCCAAGCCCCCCAGTTCAGTAAGATCTCTATGGCAGTTCAGCTCACTGCAGAGTTGCAGGCCGCTGATGTATTAACCCGCTTCCTCAGCCAAGACAG TTCCGTGACAGTAAAGCGAGAAGAGCTGTGTCTCTATGAGATCGGTGGAAACATCA AGGAGAGATGTCTCGATGGGGAAACGTACATGAAAGACCTCTTCCAGCTGAACCCTACAGCGGAGTGGGTCATCAAAGCTGCACAGCGATAG
- the arhgap18 gene encoding rho GTPase-activating protein 18 isoform X2 has translation MSRQQQQIQGVVLTGYHSNAELLPKTEVCAPSAQDHEPAVPSRRTGHYNVQQNQNTQHEDRYGPAAPASITKTSSTDPSSLPNPSSAACPRSQLSSSPKPDSSPGHSPNSRSRPRPACQRCNSQDSLDELEMDDYWKEVENITRSGGGAGRGEGGGEGEVQEEEQQKIPEEGEQEEAWLTEAGLARLFDDSLAADQDQEEDSAVFLSTLTRTQAAAVERRVTTLQQTLLRRRNRQHVPDVRDIFRPSEKDEQPSKFKGGSENGQKDVTSAETETELNVEVAFSEQALSYRDNHQRLKVTTGPSSPDDKLPNFKLLRDKTGQTRIGDLSPLDMKKVRRLALVEMTALFDTAGIDLKAHKAVKVKAKESGLFGVPLATLLDQDQRRAPGTKVPFILQRFISHIEEEGLDTEGLLRIPGAATRVKSLCQELETSFYDGMFPWQQLKQHDAASLLKLFIRELPHPLLTVEYLSAFIAVNKLPTKKQQLQALNLLVLLLPEHNRDTLKALVEFFQRVIDRQAKNKMTLNNVSVVIAPNIFMFKGIRSKVTEQQEFSMATSTANIVRLLISYQNLLWTIPKFIVTQVRHQNMESQRKQNKERAVRKLLKKITTDKPSDKAVPESSQGFIRVQAPQFSKISMAVQLTAELQAADVLTRFLSQDSSVTVKREELCLYEIGGNIKERCLDGETYMKDLFQLNPTAEWVIKAAQR, from the exons CCGCCGAACAGGCCACTACAACGTTCAGCAGAACcagaacacacaacatgaaGATAGATACGGGCCTGCCGCTCCCGCCAGTATCACCAAAACCAGCAGCACCGACCCGTCGTCACTCCCCAATCCAAGCTCTGCCGCTTGCCCCAGGTCTCAGCTCTCCTCCAGCCCAAAGCCTGACTCCAGCCCCGGGCACAGTCCCAACTCCAGGTCCAGACCTCGACCCGCATGTCAGCGCTGTAACTCTCAG GACTCTCTGGATGAGCTGGAGATGGACGACTATTGGAAGGAGGTGGAGAATATCACTCGCTCcggaggaggagcagggaggggagaaggtggaggagaaggggaagttcaagaggaggagcagcagaagatTCCTGAGG aaggagagcaggaggaggcgTGGCTTACAGAGGCGGGACTAGCACGACTGTTTGATGATTCATTGGCAGCTGACCAGGATCAG GAAGAAGACAGCGCGGTGTTCCTGTCCACACTGACCAGAACTCAGGCAGCAGCTGTAGAACGTCGTGTGACCACACTACAGCAGACGTTGCTACGGCGACGCAACCGACAACACGTTCCTGACGTTAGGGATATATTCAGACCTTCTGAAAag GATGAGCAGCCTAGTAAATTCAAAGGGGGAAGTGAGAATGGACAAAAAGATGTCACTTCAGCTG aaacagagacagaactgAACGTTGAAGTGGCGTTTTCAGAGCAGGCGCTCTCTTACAGGGACAACCATCAAAGATTAAAGGTCACCACCGGCCCTAGTTCTCCTGACGACAAACTACCA AACTTTAAGCTGCTCCGAGACAAAACAGGTCAGACCAGGATAGGAGATCTGTCTCCTCTGGATATGAAAAAG GTGCGTAGACTGGCGCTTGTGGAGATGACTGCTCTGTTTGACACTGCTGGGATAGACCTGAAGGCGCACAAAGCTGTCAAAGTGAAGGCTAAGg AGAGTGGTCTGTTCGGTGTCCCCCTTGCCACTTTATTGGATCAGGACCAGAGGCGGGCTCCTGGGACCAAAGTGCCATTCATACTGCAGCGG TTTATCAGTCATATTGAGGAGGAAGGATTAGACACAGAGGGACTGCTACGGATCCCTGGAGCGGCCACTAGAGTCAAG TCACTGTGCCAGGAGCTCGAGACCTCCTTCTATGACGggatgtttccatggcaacagttgAAGCAGCACGATGCTGCTAGCCTTCTGAAGCTGTTCATCAGGGAGTTACCCCATCCGCTACTGACTGTGGAGTACCTCAGCGCATTTATTGCTGTCAACA agCTCCCCACAAAGAAGCAACAGCTGCAGGCTTTGAACCTGCTTGTCCTTTTGTTGCCCGAGCACAATCGGGATACTTTGAAG GCATTAGTGGAGTTCTTCCAGCGTGTGATTGACCGTCAGGCCAAGAATAAAATGACGCTCAACAATGTCTCTGTTGTCATAGCACCCAACATCTTCATGTTCAAAGGCATCCGCTCCAAGGTTACAGAACAACAGGAgttctccatggcaaccagcaCAGCCAACATCGTCCGCCTGCTGATTAGTTACCAGAATCTTCTATGGACA ATCCCCAAGTTCATTGTGACCCAGGTAAGACATCAAAACATGGAAAGTCAGCGGAAACAGAATAAAGAGAGAGCTGTAAGAAAGCTACTGAAGAAGATAACCACTGACAAACCATCTGATAAAGCTGTCCCTGAG AGTTCACAGGGGTTTATTCGAGTCCAAGCCCCCCAGTTCAGTAAGATCTCTATGGCAGTTCAGCTCACTGCAGAGTTGCAGGCCGCTGATGTATTAACCCGCTTCCTCAGCCAAGACAG TTCCGTGACAGTAAAGCGAGAAGAGCTGTGTCTCTATGAGATCGGTGGAAACATCA AGGAGAGATGTCTCGATGGGGAAACGTACATGAAAGACCTCTTCCAGCTGAACCCTACAGCGGAGTGGGTCATCAAAGCTGCACAGCGATAG